Sequence from the Clostridium saccharobutylicum DSM 13864 genome:
AAGAATCTTTCCTTTCCATTTATAGTTTTATGTGCTGCTGCTGGAGCCCATGAATGTGTTGCCCATTTAGCAGCACCATTGCTTCCAGCAACGTTAATTGTACCGTGATCAGTCCAATTCGCCATATCATCAGAAGACATACAGTTAATTGTTTGAACGTTATCGAATGAGTTAGCAATTACAGCCCCTTTACTGTCATACATGTAATGATCATTTGTTGAATATACATACACTCTCCCGTTATACTCCATCACCCCTGGATCAGCAGCAAACTTTTGAGTCATGCACGGATTTCCTTGAGTCAAATCTTTATATCCTTTTGCTAGTGCAATAGAATTAAATTGTGACTCATAAGATGAATTTGATGTTACCACAGCTGCATTCGCATCTTTACATTCAAAAGAAACACCTGTTAAACAAATGCTAAGTGATAACAATGGTATAAGCATCTTTTTGTAAACCATAACATTTTTCCCCCTTATTTAGTAATACAATATTTTTAGCTAAGAAATTTATTTAATTTCTTAACCAAGTATATGTTAAAACATATGCTAAATTAAATAAATACATTTTCCTCTAAAAATACAAAATCAGGAACAAAAAGTCAGTAATTAATTTATTTAGTCACCTGCAGGTTTATTTGTTGAATACTATATGATATTTAGTTATAGATTTATATGTCAAAAAATTAAATTCTATGTTAAATAATAGATATATTGATAATTATTATGTATAATTAGTGTATTATGTATTAAATTGATATATTAGGGGTGATATTTTGAAAAAAATATTAAAAACTAAAAAGGCAATAGCATTCTTAACGAGCTTATTCCTTACAACCACATTAATTACAGCGTTCCCAATTGTAGGACATGCTACAGAAAATGGAAAAACATTTGATATTGTTGAAGTTACAGATTTTCATGGAACATTAAAAGATTCATCAGGAAATCCAGTTGCAGGAGTTTTAGCTGATAGAATAGGAAATGTAAAAAAATCAAATCCAGATAGGACACTAATCTTAGGTGGAGGAGATTTATATCAAGGGTCTGCATTATCAAACCTTGTAAAAGGGGTGTCAGTTCAAAAGGTAATGTCTAAAATTGGAATGGAAGTAACAGCTCTTGGAAATCACGAATTCGATTGGGGTCTAGATACAATTATAAATACAACTATGAAAGATGCATCATATTCAATAGTTTGTAGTAATCTTTATAATAAGCAAACAGGCAAGAGGGTATTTGAACCATATAAAATTATAACTAAAGATGGTGTTAGGATTGCAGTTGTTGGTGGAATAACACTTGAAACACCAATAACATCAACACCTAAATATGTAAAAGACTACGAATTTACTGATATTGCAAATGAAATTAATTCAGTTGCAGCAGAAATAAAGGAAAATAATTTAGCGGATGTAACAATAGCTTTAGTTCATGAAGGAGATAATGGTGATAATACCACAGGAAAAATCTTTGATATAACTAATAAGCTAAAAAATGTAGACGCAGTATTCGCAGGACATAGTCACACTAAAACAGCAGCAATAGCTAAAATTACAAATATTCCAATTTTTATTGCAAGTGTTTATGGTAAAGGATACATAGATGCTAAGTTTAAAATAACTGATGATAAGAAAGTTGTATTTGATGCACCAAGTATTAATACTAGTTTTGTAGCTTTAGATAACGAAAATGGGTATAAAGCAAGTAATCCAAAAACAGATAGTGATGTTGATAAAATTGTAGACGAGTTTAGCAAAAATGTAGAACCATTAACAAATGAAGTTATAGGGCAAAATGCAGATAAAGATTTAACAAGAAAATTGGATGCTTCTCCATATGGCTCATCGATTTTAGGAAATTGGGCTGCAGATGTTACAAGAAATGCAGTTAAAGCCGATGTTGGATTTCAAAATAATGGTGGACTTAGAATAGACATACCAAAAGGTAAAATTACAGTAGGCACTATGTGGCAATTTATGCCTTTTGATAACACTATTTTTAAATTAAGTATGACAAAGGCTCAAATAAAAGAGGCATTGGAGCAAAATGTTGCAGATGGTAGTAAGGGGTTCCAAGTATCAGGAATTAAATTTACTTATAATTCAAATCTTCCATCGGGACAAAGAGTTAAGTCTATAACAAGAGAAGATGGAACTGAAATTAGTGATACTGAAAGTTTATCTGTAGCTATTCCTGATTTTATGGCTCAAGGTGGAGATGGATTTAGTGCATTCAAAAAATATGGTGGATCTAATGTTTCCAATGATACTCATATTTATGTTAGAGATGCACTAATAGATTGGTGTAAATCCAATAAAGATAAGAATGATAAAAACACAATACCAAATGCTGATGTTGCAAGGATGATTAACGATAGGACAAGCAATGCTGCAGCTTGGAAAAGTGAAGGCCAGAAT
This genomic interval carries:
- a CDS encoding 5'-nucleotidase C-terminal domain-containing protein, which encodes MKKILKTKKAIAFLTSLFLTTTLITAFPIVGHATENGKTFDIVEVTDFHGTLKDSSGNPVAGVLADRIGNVKKSNPDRTLILGGGDLYQGSALSNLVKGVSVQKVMSKIGMEVTALGNHEFDWGLDTIINTTMKDASYSIVCSNLYNKQTGKRVFEPYKIITKDGVRIAVVGGITLETPITSTPKYVKDYEFTDIANEINSVAAEIKENNLADVTIALVHEGDNGDNTTGKIFDITNKLKNVDAVFAGHSHTKTAAIAKITNIPIFIASVYGKGYIDAKFKITDDKKVVFDAPSINTSFVALDNENGYKASNPKTDSDVDKIVDEFSKNVEPLTNEVIGQNADKDLTRKLDASPYGSSILGNWAADVTRNAVKADVGFQNNGGLRIDIPKGKITVGTMWQFMPFDNTIFKLSMTKAQIKEALEQNVADGSKGFQVSGIKFTYNSNLPSGQRVKSITREDGTEISDTESLSVAIPDFMAQGGDGFSAFKKYGGSNVSNDTHIYVRDALIDWCKSNKDKNDKNTIPNADVARMINDRTSNAAAWKSEGQNWKYVKDGSAVTGWNEIQGKWYLMDSTGIMQKGWNKVDEKWYYLNDNGAMVTGWIYVDGNWYYLYSDGSMASSITVDSYTVDENGAWVA